In the genome of Dyadobacter fermentans DSM 18053, the window TTCTCTGATACCAGTCAATGGAAACTATAAAATCTTCACAATCAGAAAGAACCTATACCTCTGACGAGGCCTTTCAGGCATCGCTGGAATATTTTAAGGGCGACGACCTGGCGGCGCGCGTTTGGGTGAATAAATATGCGTTGAAGGATTCCTTCGGCGCCATTTACGAGGCCACGCCGGACGATATGCACCACCGCATCGCGTCGGAGATCGCGCGCATTGAGCAGCGCTATCCGAACCCGCTCAGCGAGGCCGAAATTTTCGATCTGATCAAGGATTTTAAATATATTATCCCGCAGGGCAGCCCCATGACGGGCATCGGCAATCCGTACCAGATCGCCTCGCTTTCGAACTGTTTCGTGATTGGTAACAATGGCGAATCCGACTCCTATGGCGGCATTATGAAGATCGACCAGGAGCAGGTGCAGCTCATGAAGCGCCGCGGCGGCGTGGGGCACGATCTCTCGCACATTCGCCCGAAAGGCTCGCCGGTAAAAAACTCGGCATTGACTTCCACAGGCATTGTGCCGTTCATGGAACGTTTCTCCAACTCCACCCGCGAAGTGGCGCAGGACGGCCGCAGAGGCGCGCTCATGCTTTCAGTGTCCATCAAACACCCTGATTCCGAAAGCTTTATCGACGCTAAAATGGAGCAGGGCAAAGTGACCGGCGCCAATGTCTCCGTACGCATCGACGATGAATTTATGCAAGCGGTGGACGCCGGAACAACCTACCGCCAGCAATATCCGATCCAAAGCCACACTCCGACGCACATTAAAGACATCGATGCGACGGCGCTTTGGAAGAAAATCGTGCATAATGCATGGCAATCGGCCGAGCCGGGTATCCTGTTTTGGGACACCATCATCCGTGAGTCCGTGCCCGATTGCTACGCTGACCTGGGTTATCAGACCATTTCTACAAATCCCTGCGGCGAAATCCCGCTGTGCGCTTACGACTCGTGCCGTTTGCTCGCGATCAACCTGTTTTCGTACGTCGAAGATCCATTTACCGACAAGGCGAAGTTTAACTGGGACCTCTTCAAAAAGCATATCGCGGCTGCACAGCGCATGATGGACGACATCATTGATCTTGAACTGGAAAAAATTGATGCAATCCTTCAAAAAATCGACGAAGATCCCGAAGATGCAGAGGTGAAGCGCGTGGAGCGTAACCTTTGGCTGAACATCCAAACGAAAGCCAACGAAGGCCGCCGGACGGGCATCGGTATCACCGCCGAAGGCGATATGCTGGCAGCGCTGGGCCTTCGCTATGGCAGCGACGAGGGCAATGCATTCGCGGTTGAAATCCATAAAACCGTTGCATTGGAAGCCTATCGCGGGTCGGTGCATACTGCAAAAGA includes:
- a CDS encoding adenosylcobalamin-dependent ribonucleoside-diphosphate reductase: METIKSSQSERTYTSDEAFQASLEYFKGDDLAARVWVNKYALKDSFGAIYEATPDDMHHRIASEIARIEQRYPNPLSEAEIFDLIKDFKYIIPQGSPMTGIGNPYQIASLSNCFVIGNNGESDSYGGIMKIDQEQVQLMKRRGGVGHDLSHIRPKGSPVKNSALTSTGIVPFMERFSNSTREVAQDGRRGALMLSVSIKHPDSESFIDAKMEQGKVTGANVSVRIDDEFMQAVDAGTTYRQQYPIQSHTPTHIKDIDATALWKKIVHNAWQSAEPGILFWDTIIRESVPDCYADLGYQTISTNPCGEIPLCAYDSCRLLAINLFSYVEDPFTDKAKFNWDLFKKHIAAAQRMMDDIIDLELEKIDAILQKIDEDPEDAEVKRVERNLWLNIQTKANEGRRTGIGITAEGDMLAALGLRYGSDEGNAFAVEIHKTVALEAYRGSVHTAKERGAFTIFDSEREKNNPFILRLKEADAQLYYEMLEYGRRNIALLTIAPTGTTSLMSQTTSGIEPVFLPVYKRRRKVNPNDKDVRVDFVDEVGDSWEEYVVFHHRFKQWMEVNGLDTSKNYAQKDLDELVKKSPYYKATSNDVDYLKKVKMQGAIQQWVDHSISVTINMPNDVTEELVGECYMEAWKAGCKGVTVYRDGSRSGVLISNTEKKEETQEGAPTPFPTERPQTLEADVVRFQNKKDKWIAFIGLIDGRPYEIFTGFADDEDGILIPRWVNEGLIIKNREADGSSRYDFQYKNTRGYKTTIEGLSYKFNPEYWNYAKLISSTLRHGMPIEKVVDLISSLQLDEAINTWKAGVARALKRYIPDGTEAAKQKCQNCGSTNLLYQEGCLTCKDCGSSKCG